Proteins from a genomic interval of Flammeovirgaceae bacterium SG7u.111:
- the rlmF gene encoding 23S rRNA (adenine(1618)-N(6))-methyltransferase RlmF codes for MPSEKKKQIKDRLHTRNKNRERYDLSALIAVTPELGEHVKPNKYGDDSVDFSNPAAVKLLNRALLHHYYGIKYWDFPDQNLCPPIPGRADYLHHMADVLRANNFGNIPTGDKITCLDVGVGANCIYPIVGVVEYGWNFIGSDIDPKSIESARQIVDNNPELKGKVECRLQKDPKDIFYGIIDRQAKIDLSICNPPYHASKAEAQKGTQRKVRNLTGKKVKEPLLNFAGISNELITEGGEYKFISNMVKESQKFSKNCLWFSTLLSKSSNLKGINELLEQTGTTEVRTIPTGTGNKASRIIAWTFLSKEEQKEWRETRWKDEKPTNGDS; via the coding sequence ATGCCATCAGAGAAGAAAAAACAAATAAAAGACAGGCTACACACCCGCAATAAAAACCGAGAACGATACGATCTTAGCGCATTGATCGCCGTCACACCTGAGCTGGGCGAGCATGTAAAGCCCAATAAATATGGAGACGACTCGGTAGATTTTTCCAATCCTGCTGCGGTAAAGCTCCTGAACAGGGCGCTGCTCCACCATTACTATGGCATAAAGTACTGGGATTTTCCAGACCAGAATCTCTGCCCTCCTATCCCCGGCAGAGCGGATTACCTCCACCACATGGCAGATGTGTTGCGAGCCAATAACTTTGGCAACATCCCTACTGGCGACAAAATCACTTGCCTAGATGTCGGCGTAGGCGCAAACTGCATCTACCCCATTGTAGGCGTGGTGGAATACGGGTGGAACTTCATTGGTTCAGACATTGATCCCAAGTCTATTGAATCAGCACGGCAAATAGTTGATAACAACCCTGAGCTAAAAGGTAAGGTCGAATGCCGATTGCAAAAAGATCCGAAAGATATTTTTTATGGGATAATCGATAGGCAGGCCAAGATTGACCTATCGATCTGCAATCCTCCTTACCATGCATCCAAAGCAGAGGCCCAGAAAGGAACGCAGAGAAAAGTTCGCAATCTTACTGGAAAAAAGGTAAAAGAACCGCTTCTCAACTTTGCCGGCATCAGTAACGAGCTTATTACCGAAGGCGGGGAATACAAGTTCATAAGCAACATGGTGAAGGAAAGCCAAAAGTTTTCCAAAAACTGCTTATGGTTCTCTACCTTGCTTTCCAAATCGTCCAACCTCAAAGGGATAAACGAATTGCTAGAACAAACAGGCACTACGGAAGTACGAACCATCCCCACGGGCACAGGCAACAAAGCCAGCCGAATAATAGCATGGACGTTCCTTTCCAAAGAAGAGCAAAAAGAATGGAGAGAAACGAGATGGAAAGATGAAAAACCTACCAACGGTGATAGCTAG
- a CDS encoding SDR family oxidoreductase — MSTSNLTAYITGGSKGIGYGIAEAILKEGEKVAITSRTQAGADKAVEALKASTGNDQVIALECDVRSLEAQAAAIKEVTSKWGKLGLVVANAGVGKFAPIEDLTPEDWQQTIDINLTGVFNTIKASVEALKESEGYFITISSLAGTNFFANGSAYNASKFGLTGFTQAVMLDLRKYGIRVSTIMPGSVATYFNDHTPSPEDDWKIQIEDIGEMVVNLVKTNTRTLPSKIEVRPTTPPSARK, encoded by the coding sequence ATGAGTACATCAAATTTAACTGCGTACATCACTGGAGGAAGTAAAGGAATTGGCTATGGCATTGCCGAAGCAATCTTGAAAGAAGGGGAAAAAGTGGCGATCACTTCCCGCACGCAAGCAGGGGCTGACAAAGCAGTGGAAGCGTTGAAAGCCAGCACGGGAAATGACCAAGTGATCGCATTGGAATGCGACGTAAGATCATTGGAAGCACAAGCGGCGGCTATCAAAGAGGTGACTTCCAAGTGGGGGAAGCTGGGTTTGGTAGTGGCGAATGCCGGAGTAGGGAAATTTGCTCCTATAGAAGACCTTACGCCCGAAGATTGGCAACAGACCATTGATATCAATTTGACAGGAGTGTTTAATACTATTAAGGCTTCTGTAGAAGCGTTGAAGGAATCAGAAGGGTATTTTATCACGATTTCAAGCTTGGCGGGAACGAATTTCTTTGCAAACGGATCTGCATATAATGCCAGCAAGTTTGGGCTAACAGGTTTTACCCAAGCGGTGATGCTGGACCTGAGGAAGTACGGCATCAGGGTGAGTACCATCATGCCCGGCTCTGTAGCCACCTATTTCAATGATCATACGCCTAGCCCAGAGGACGACTGGAAAATACAGATTGAAGACATTGGTGAGATGGTAGTAAATCTCGTGAAAACCAACACAAGAACCCTTCCGAGCAAGATAGAAGTAAGACCAACTACGCCACCTTCGGCAAGAAAATAA